A window of Cryptomeria japonica chromosome 3, Sugi_1.0, whole genome shotgun sequence contains these coding sequences:
- the LOC131079128 gene encoding glucan endo-1,3-beta-glucosidase-like: MGVSINSVSFADGERIGVNNGLMGDNLPSQDEVVALLQEYSIGKYRIFKQEPTVFKAFKNSGIEIVVGVANSDLQNMSSSKSAAMEWVDEYIKPYYPATNIKYIVVGNEVLGVPTADSYVEYLLPAMKNIQEALTNASLENKIKVSTALAMDVIGNSISPNNVSPSKVTFINAVKDQMTSVLQFLEDNGSPFLANVFPYKSYLDNSSAGLDFALFSSSAPIVRDGDLIYRNLFDAMVDAFYSGMEGMGYPNIPIVVSARGWPSKGNGEVTTIQNTQNYINNLIRHVLSNAGMPKRPGKSIETYIFSVFNEDSKTNGEVEEKNYGLFYPDKQPVYSVDFSPSFSKIVTMLFYIEIDEYN, from the coding sequence ATGGGAGTTTCCATTAACTCTGTTAGTTTTGCAGATGGAGAGAGAATAGGAGTCAACAATGGTCTGATGGGAGATAATTTGCCGTCACAAGACGAGGTGGTAGCTTTGCTGCAGGAATACAGTATTGGGAAATATAGGATTTTCAAACAGGAGCCCACTGTATTCAAGGCCTTTAAGAATTCTGGTATAGAAATAGTGGTTGGGGTGGCTAATTCCGACTTACAGAACATGTCTTCCAGTAAGAGTGCGGCGATGGAGTGGGTTGATGAGTATATAAAGCCCTATTATCCTGCCACCAACATCAAATATATTGTCGTGGGAAACGAAGTCTTGGGAGTGCCCACGGCTGACAGTTATGTAGAATATCTTCTGCCTGCTATGAAAAACATCCAAGAAGCGCTTACTAATGCCAGTCTGGAGAATAAGATTAAGGTTTCTACTGCTCTGGCAATGGACGTTATTGGGAACTCCATTTCTCCAAATAATGTCTCTCCATCCAAGGTTACATTCATTAATGCAGTCAAGGATCAGATGACATCTGTTCTTCAATTCCTCGAGGATAATGGTTCTCCTTTTCTGGCCAACGTATTCCCTTACAAAAGTTATCTGGACAACAGCTCTGCTGGTTTGGATTTCGCTCTATTTAGCAGCTCAGCTCCTATTGTAAGAGACGGGGATCTGATCTACAGGAACTTGTTCGACGCTATGGTGGATGCATTCTATTCTGGGATGGAAGGTATGGGATATCCCAACATACCCATTGTTGTGTCTGCAAGAGGATGGCCTTCTAAGGGCAACGGTGAGGTGACTACGATCCAGAATACCCAAAACTACATTAACAATCTCATCAGACATGTTTTATCAAACGCAGGGATGCCCAAGAGGCCCGGGAAGAGCATTGAGACTTACATCTTCTCTGTTTTCAATGAGGACAGCAAGACAAACGGGGAGGTGGAAGAGAAAAACTATGGCCTTTTCTATCCTGATAAACAGCCCGTTTATTCTGTAGACTTCTCTCCCAGCTTTTCGAAAATAGTTACCATGCTCTTTTATATTGAAATAGATGAATATAATTGA